A genome region from Anopheles stephensi strain Indian chromosome 2, UCI_ANSTEP_V1.0, whole genome shotgun sequence includes the following:
- the LOC118506182 gene encoding myosin-IIIb-like isoform X1, with protein sequence MSLGNGTNVRGRRDRSNNVQKSTGGDPLRIIQNKLEMSPRNWNMAYNGLSQHVDFSRLPSPNERFELLDLIGEGTYGEVYSAKDKHTGRKYAVKILESIADNIEEIEEEYLVLRDLSKHPNIPDFAGLFLKRGTTVEDDQLWFVLELCTGGSVTDLVQGLRSRGARLSNNQIAYILRETVQALVFLHENHCMHRDIKGHNILLTETGHVKLVDFGVSSHLAATMARRNTSVGTPYWMAPEVIACEQQLDQSYDSRCDVWSVGITAIELAEGDPPLCELHPMRALFQIPRNPPPKLSHPEQYSSMLSDFISECLVKDLEQRPFSKELVTHPFLKSVGPYVDQIRQDLRTEIARQREDGRTPSQAIATTKYGKLKSDRKSKPQKMYMDDLAALDVLTEDAIVEQLQKRYETNQIYTYIGDILIAVNPFSQVGLYTTQHQRKYTGQARSDNPPHIFAIADAAHQALVHQRQNQAIVISGESGSGKTESANLLLKQLVYLGKAVTKNLEERILQVNPIMEAFGNARTGINANSSRFGKYLELTMARSGKVNGARIFVYLLEQSRVVKQAEGEGNFHVFYYMYDGLQAEGRLEEYYLHPSYRKTHRYLQETATLPKTNVDRWKQLLASFRVLGFKDDEVDMVNRVLAAILNLGDIEFGEMDSNDNTDSRARVIDVAPMHRVSKLLGVDSADLLEALSSNSVVTRGETITRHNNVAEACTARDAMAKGLYGRLFDWMVNQINLLLVHNRNSNSPEQLAIGLLDIFGFENFSKNSFEQLCINIANEQIQYYFNQHIFTWEQQEYMAEGIPVDLVEFADNRPVLDMLLSRPLGLLALLDEESRFPRSTDRSLIEKFHNNVKSKFYQRPKSDAVCFAIHHFAGRVVYQADGFLEKNRNFLPAEIIQLIRQSQYDMIRFLFQCPITKTGNLYSAIQDTGSRQNVPSFIKVDTKEKFNSRGLASQSRAQQTVATYFRYSLMDLLQKMVTGTPQFIRCIKPNELKAAKSFDAAKVLKQLRYTGVLETIRIRQHGFSHRFTFADFLRKYCFLAYSFEERVVSNRESCRLLLVRLKMDGWALGKSKVFLKYYHVEYLSKLYEEHVRKIILVQACVRRWLAKAQYKREKQRVALSAVTLQKHVRGWLTRRRMRLLKEKQERERERLEQERLEKERLAKEKKNNEQNKAKQALAKAKLIHQLSNHQLEAKHMHEKRSVDMNNKENERAAIVIQSYYRGYTIRKMRMTPEIEAKTKYILGIAKNRVEAQRMMQKEGFTKEDAARIIQRYYRTQKSKHNSNQRDAMAAAVGAAAASAASRKGPAPQPQPKPLTTKDQQMDLIAFSQNVHMLNQEVHKNLRVNKAGVPLEAIEKLPNDYRRPPGFVLVPGLLGTVPGGTDCAKYSSLRSMDCDHEMTKELIQRSPPPAADFDDISPWDMPFYEVERNLRSQRQRNMQQPPQRIDINRNDILGDRKMELGDRKQQLSSNWHQAFQATEGTPQDKFKGLARSPQNQNEPAHIRSIPAFSYLNPNNQQILRYSPNQQRDSSGEPTNPPPHPSPVRQSPVEQPAREASTPPSRLGLLSHLGGGGGAKKAAKAEMKAREKENKERKKREKKAKKEKEKAAANGLTPSSTSSSAGSALSSGISSGEKQRKEPAGRKKRSDKSANDSQPVVVSRFAGVDDQTLHEYHQQQQQHHQQQVPQKRLIEHHEYQNISEETKIDSKSPVMRMFGDTNFLVNHRRKAAEQKQQQQQQQQQLAQLQQVQQHQKQQLQQKARQQQQQQQQHHQQQHHQQNNGGNGWRQSELNCGQGVCELLNGVYRFSPHVTSFAQMDSKSASSLSDDRSTLDKDYQNFNVSKYLNIDVKGPLHHQRERARDSGVHERDVSSNSSSLSTGSSGMNSLNSFDSVEQAIIFQKDRNADSYLGPFNFRQLLRPTQGPTESLRKRKGINPPSPPPPQRGKS encoded by the exons ATGAGTCTTGGCAATGGGACGAACGTTCGGGGAAGGCGCGATCGTTCGAACAACGTCCAGAAATCGACGGGCGGAGACCCACTGCGGATAATTCAAAACAAGCTGGAAATGTCGCCCCGCAATTG GAACATGGCATACAATGGACTGTCGCAGCATGTGGACTTCAGCAGGCTGCCGAGCCCGAACGAGCGGTTCGAGCTGCTGGACCTGATCGGCGAAGGTACCTACGGTGAGGTCTACAGCGCGAAGGACAAACACACCGGACGCAAGTATGCGGTCAAG ATTTTGGAGAGTATCGCCGATAACATCGAGGAGATCGAGGAGGAGTATCTGGTGCTGCGCGATCTCTCGAAGCATCCCAACATTCCCGACTTTGCCGGGCTGTTCCTGAAGCGTGGCACCACCGTCGAGGATGACCAGCTGTGGTTCGTGCTGGAG CTATGCACCGGAGGCTCTGTGACTGATCTGGTTCAAGGTCTGCGCAGCCGTGGAGCACGTCTGTCCAATAATCAGATCGCGTACATACTGAGGGAAACGGTGCAGGCGCTAGTGTTTCTGCACGAAAACCACTGCATGCATCGGGACATTAAGGGACACAACATACTGCTGACGGAGACGGGCCATGTGAAGCTGGTGGACTTTGGCGTTAGTTCGCATCTTGCTGCGACGATGGCACGACGTAACACGAGCGTCGGCACACCGTACTGGATGGCACCGGAGGTGATTGCCTGTGAGCAGCAGCTAGACCAATCGTACGACTCGCGGTGCGATGTGTGGTCGGTTGGCATAACGGCGATAGAGTTGGCAGAGGGTGATCCACCGCTGTGTGagctgcatccgatgcgggcACTGTTTCAGATCCCTCGCAATCCCCCACCGAAGCTGTCCCACCCGGAGCAGTACTCGTCGATGCTGTCCGACTTTATCTCGGAGTGTCTCGTGAAGGATCTGGAGCAGCGCCCATTCTCCAAGGAGTTAGTCACGCATCCGTTCCTGAAGAGTGTGGGTCCTTACGTCGATCAAATACGGCAAGACTTGCGAACGGAGATCGCTCGTCAGCGAGAGGATGGTAGAACGCCGAGCCAAGCCATCGCTACGACGAAGTACGGTAAGCTAAAGTCGGACCGCAAATCAAAGCCACAGAAGATGTATATGGATGATTTGGCTGCGTTGGACGTTCTGACTGAGGATGCAATTGTGGAGCAGTTGCAGAAGCGTTACGAAACGAATCAGATCTATACGTACATAGGGGACATACTGATCGCGGTGAATCCGTTCAGTCAGGTGGGATTGTATACGACCCAGCATCAACGTAAGTACACCGGACAAGCGCGATCGGACAACCCACCACACATCTTCGCGATAGCAGATGCTGCCCACCAGGCGCTTGTCCACCAGCGTCAAAACCAGGCGATCGTGATATCGGGCGAAAGTGGATCGGGTAAAACGGAGAGCGCCAACTTGCTGCTCAAGCAGCTTGTCTACCTCGGCAAAGCGGTCACCAAGAATCTGGAGGAGCGCATTCTTCAGGTCAATCCCATCATGGAAGCGTTCGGAAATGCTCGGACCGGGATCAACGCAAACAGCTCCCGGTTTGGCAAGTATCTGGAGCTTACGATGGCCCGAAGTGGAAAGGTGAATGGAGCGCGCATCTTCGTCTATCTGCTGGAGCAGAGTCGCGTTGTGAAGCAGGCCGAGGGAGAGGGAAACTTCCACGTGTTTTACTACATGTACGATGGTCTGCAGGCGGAGGGTCGCCTGGAGGAGTACTATCTGCATCCATCGTACCGGAAGACGCATCGTTATCTGCAGGAAACGGCCACACTGCCGAAAACGAACGTGGACCGGTGGAAGCAACTGTTGGCTAGCTTCCGGGTGCTAGGCTTCAAGGACGACGAGGTGGATATGGTGAACCGAGTGTTGGCCGCCATACTGAACCTCGGTGATATTGAGTTTGGTGAGATGGATTCGAACGACAACACGGACAGCAGGGCCCGAGTGATAGATGTGGCTCCGATGCATCGGGTGTCGAAGCTGCTTGGCGTTGACTCGGCCGATCTGCTGGAAGCACTGTCGTCGAACTCGGTCGTCACCCGGGGTGAGACGATCACGCGCCACAACAACGTGGCGGAAGCCTGTACGGCTCGCGACGCTATGGCGAAAGGATTGTATGGCCGATTGTTTGATTGGATGGTCAATCAGATCAATCTGCTGCTGGTTCACAACAGAAATAGCAACAG CCCGGAACAGTTAGCAATTGGATTGTTGGATATTTTTGGGTTCGAAAACTTCAGCAAGAATTCCTTCGAGCAACTGTGTATCAATATCGCCAACGAACAGATACAGTACTACTTCAATCAACACATCTTCACGTGGGAGCAACAG GAATACATGGCAGAAGGAATACCGGTCGATTTGGTGGAGTTTGCTGATAATCGTCCCGTGCTGGACATGCTGTTGAGTCGGCCCCTCGGACTGTTGGCACTGCTGGACGAGGAATCACGTTTTCCACGCTCAACGGATCGATCATTGATTG AAAAATTCCACAACAACGTGAAATCGAAGTTCTACCAGCGGCCCAAATCCGATGCAGTCTGCTTTGCGATCCACCACTTTGCTGGCCGGGTGGTTTATCAGGCGGACGGGTTCCTGGAGAAGAATCGCAACTTCCTCCCAGCCGAGATCATACAGCTGATACGCCAAAGTCAGTACGACATGATACGCTTCCTGTTCCAGTGTCCCATCACGAAGACGGGCAACCTGTACTCGGCCATTCAGGATACCGGCTCACGCCAGAACGTGCCCAGCTTCATCAAGGTGGACACGAAGGAGAAGTTCAACTCGCGCGGACTGGCATCACAATCGAGGGCGCAGCAAACGGTGGCCACCTACTTCCGGTATTCGTTGATGGATCTGCTGCAGAAGATGGTTACCGGCACGCCACAGTTTATACGTTGCATCAAACCGAACGAGCTGAAAGCAGCCAAATCGTTCGATGCGGcaaaggtgttgaagcagctTCGGTACACCGGTGTGCTGGAGACGATCCGGATTCGGCAGCACGGATTCAGCCATCGGTTTACGTTTGCTGACTTTTTGCGAAA GTACTGCTTCCTGGCGTACAGCTTCGAGGAACGTGTCGTGTCGAATCGGGAGTCCTGTCGCTTGCTTTTGGTGCGCCTAAAAATGGACGGATGGGCGCTGGGAAAGTCGAAGGTGTTCCTCAAGTACTACCACGTGGAATACCTATCGAAGCTGTACGAGGAACAT GTACGAAAGATAATTTTGGTGCAGGCTTGTGTAAGACGCTGGCTGGCGAAGGCTCAGTACAAGCGAGAAAAGCAGCGTGTGGCGCTGAGTGCAGTCACGTTGCAGAAGCACGTCCGCGGCTGGTTAACACGTCGCCGCATGCGGCTGCTGAAGGAGAAACAGGAACGCGAGCGGGAACGTTTGGAGCAGGAACGGCTCGAAAAGGAACGTTTGGCAAAGGAGAAAAAGAACAACG AGCAAAACAAGGCCAAACAGGCGCTGGCAAAGGCGAAGCTAATACATCAGCTATCGAACCACCAGCTCGAGGCGAAGCACATGCACGAGAAGCGCAGCGTGGACATGAACAACAAGGAAAACGAGCGAGCCGCCATCGTCATCCAGAGCTACTACCGCGGGTACACCATCCGGAAGATGCGCATGACGCCGGAAATCGAAGCGAAAACCAAATACATTCTGGGCATCGCGAAGAACCGGGTCGAGGCGCAGCGCATGATGCAGAAGGAGGGCTTCACGAAGGAGGACGCAGCGCGCATCATCCAGCGCTACTACCGCACCCAGAAGAGcaaacacaacagcaaccagCGCGATGCGATGGCGGCAGCCGTGGGAGCGGCGGCAGCGTCGGCGGCCTCCCGGAAGGGCCCGGCACCGCAACCACAGCCGAAACCGCTCACCACGAAGGACCAGCAGATGGATCTGATCGCGTTCTCGCAGAACGTGCACATGCTCAACCAGGAGGTGCACAAGAATCTGCGCGTGAACAAGGCGGGCGTGCCGCTGGAAGCGATCGAGAAGCTGCCGAACGACTACCGACGGCCACCTGGGTTCGTGCTAGTGCCGGGACTGCTTGGTACCGTACCGGGCGGCACTGACTGTGCGAAGTACAGCTCGCTGCGTAGCATGGACTGTGACCACGAGATGACAAAGGAACTGATTCAAAG AAGTCCACCGCCCGCAGCGGACTTTGACGACATCTCCCCGTGGGACATGCCGTTCTACGAGGTGGAACGCAACCTGCGCTCGCAAAG GCAGCGAAATATGCAGCAACCGCCCCAGCGCATTGACATCAATCGGAACGACATCCTGGGCGACCGCAAGATGGAGCTAGGCGACCGTAAGCAGCAGCTCTCCAGCAACTGGCACCAGGCATTCCAAGCGACGGAAGGCACGCCGCAGGATAAGTTCAAGGGTCTCGCAAG ATCTCCTCAAAATCAAAACGAGCCGGCCCATATTCGTAGCATTCCAGCGTTCAGCTATCTCAACCCGAACAATCAACAGATCCTACGCTACTCACCAAACCAGCAGCGCGACTCATCCGGCGAACCGACCAATCCTCCACCCCATCCGAGCCCGGTTCGCCAGTCGCCGGTCGAGCAGCCGGCACGGGAAGCTTCCACACCACCGTCCCGTCTCGGGCTGCTCAGCCATctgggcggtggtggtggcgcgaAGAAAGCGGCCAAGGCTGAGATGAAGGCACgcgagaaggaaaacaagGAGCGTAAGAAGCGCGAAAAGAAggcgaagaaagaaaaggaaaaggccGCCGCTAATGGGCTTACGCCGTCGTCCACCTCGTCGTCCGCCGGGTCCGCCCTGTCGAGCGGTATTTCTTCGGGCGAAAAGCAACGCAAGGAACCGGCCGGAAGGAAGAAGCGTTCCGATAAATCTGCGAACGATTCGCAACCGGTGGTGGTAAGTCGGTTTGCTGGTGTGGACGACCAAACACTCCACGAGtatcaccagcaacagcagcaacaccaccagcaacaagtACCTCAGAAACGCTTGATTGAGCATCACGAGTATCAGAATATTTCGGAAGAAACAAAGATCGACAGCAAGAGCCCGGTGATGCGGATGTTTGGCGACACGAACTTCCTAGTGAATCATCGACGCAAGGCGGCGgaacagaagcagcagcagcagcagcagcagcaacaacttGCCCAACTGCAGCAGGTGCAGCAGCATcagaagcagcagctgcaacagAAAGCTcgtcaacagcaacagcaacagcagcagcaccatcagcaacaacaccatcaACAAAACAACGGCGGTAATGGTTGGCGTCAGTCGGAGCTAAACTGTGGTCAGGGCGTTTGCGAGCTGTTGAACGGTGTGTACCGGTTCAGCCCGCACGTTACCTCGTTCGCCCAGATGGATTCGAAGAGCGCGAGCAGCCTATCGGACGACCGGTCCACGCTGGACAAGGATTACCAAAACTTCAATGTTTCCAAGTACCTGAACATCGACGTGAAGGGCCCGCTACATCATCAGCGCGAACGGGCCCGGGACAGCGGGGTCCACGAGCGGGACGTCAGCTCGAACAGTTCCAGCCTGAGCACGGGCAGCAGCGGCATGAATTCGCTGAACTCGTTCGATTCCGTCGAGCAGGCTATCATCTTCCAGAAGGATCGTAACGCCGACTCGTACCTCGGTCCGTTCAACTTCCGCCAGCTGTTGCGGCCGACCCAGGGCCCAACGGAATCGCTCCGCAAGCGGAAGGGCATCAATCCACCgtcaccaccgccaccgcagCGGGGCAAAAGTTAA